A stretch of DNA from Gambusia affinis linkage group LG24, SWU_Gaff_1.0, whole genome shotgun sequence:
TGTGCGCTGCACATTccagctgcaaacacacacacacacacacacacacacaaagagccTGGAAactgacgtgtgtgtgtgtgtgtgtgtgtgtgttggttttaTCGCCCAGCCGGAGGGCTGATAAGGCACGTCACCGCTTTTCCCGAGGAACTCATAATCCTACGGAGAGAAAACGTATCAGCGGCGCTCGGCGGATACACACAGCCGCCTGAAGGGCTGCCACACACACTCCCTCACACAcgctccctcacacacacacacactccctcacacacactccctcacacacatacacacacactccctcacacacatacacacacactccctcacacacacacacacagtaattGATGGCTGTTAGCAGGCTGGGATTTCAATAACAGCTCTTATCTGGCGGCTGCTGAAGGAcagccgtgtgtgtgtgctcacgTCCTCGCACGCTTGTGTGAACACATTACAGAGCCATCAAAGACGGGACATTCCAGCCCGGCTGCAGAGTTCATGTCAGGGTTCAGGACGCCTGGAAACACAGGCTGATGATGGATGTCCTCGCAAACACACACGGTCCTGCACGTTTTGCTCCAGCAGGTTTACAACCGAGGGGAAATAATCTGCAGCTTCCTGGAGGATTTTTCCTCCATGATGAGCTCTTTGTGTTCAGCATTTATTCGCTAGTGAACGTGAAATTTAACATCTGCACAGAGCTGAAACCATTTCTGCCATTTCGTCTGGTTATTTAGAGGAAAAGCTTCTGgtcaaaaaaagattaataaatgttacaaaccCAGACGGGTCTGTGTCTGAAACGTTCTGTTGTTTCCTGCTCATATAGAGACAAAGGAATACAGCAAACAGCTAATGCTACAGCTAAGACTACAGATAACGCTACAGCTAAGACTACAGCTAATGCTACAGCTAAGATTACAGCTAAGTCTACAGCTAATGCTACAGCTAAGATTACAGCTAAGTCTACAGCTAACGCTACAGCTAACACTACAGTTAATGCTACAGCTAACGCTACAGCTAAGACTACAGCTAACGCTACAGCTAAGTCTACAGCTATTGCTACAGCTAAGACTACAGCTAAAGCTACAGCTAAGACTACAGATAACGCTACAGCTAACACTACAGCTAAGACTACAGCTAATGCTACAGCTAAGTCTACAGCTAATGCTACAGCTAACTCTACAGCTAAGTCTACAGCTAACGCTACAGCTAATGCTACAGCTAAGGCTACAGCTAACGCTATAGCTAACGCTACAGCTAATGCTACAGCAGTGACCTCACTGCACGCTTTCAAACAATAactatatatattattttaacatagGTTACTTTTGAATCCAAAACAAATCAAGGTTTTCCACTAGAAAGATTAGTGGCTGATCTATTGTCATGGAAACCAATCAGTCTTCTCATAGCAACCATCATGGCAACCAGTTTTTACAGTTTCCTACCAGCAACATCTCTGCAACCATTAACAATCCAACAGCCAGTAACCATCAGTAAAAGGTCCAGTCCAGGTTTGGTTAACGTTGCGACAACAGATCGGTCCAACCCAAAGCAGTCCTTCCTATGGAGTCCAATGGTGGACCAGGTTTGGACTAGACTGTCCATCTTCAGAAGCAGATCCCTGATTTATGCAACATCAGaaatttcctgtttctgttttggtggTTTTTACGTAGAATCAACTGAAAACGGAGACGTCCAACTTCCAGGGACCAGTGGACACAGATACCAGAACCATGCAGGGACATTCAACTAGCAACATCAATTAACGTCTGCTGCTAATTGGTTAATTAATGCTGTTTGTCATTTGAACCAGAACCACCGGTCCAAACTGAAACCTTGAGATCCAACTGGATAGAAactccatttatttttgtatttcaccaaacagcagaaatcaggACGTCTGTGGCTGTTAGCTTCTGCAGCTGCgctaagatggtttccactgtgagCATTAGAGCTTATCATTATAATTACCGGTCTAATAATGATAAATTATGACGTCATTAAACTGAATCAACtggttttggtcatttttagttccaggtttgttttcagtttcgaTAAAAGTTATCATAAGTCTCTAATATTAAATTTTATCTGCTGTTTAAACTGTTAGTGTTTCTAGAGGAGGTCTGTTGTGTTTGTGGCCCCTGAACACCCGACTCAATTTCCGGGGCCTCCAGcttttttactaaataaagCAACGAAGAGCAAACATGTGGTAGACTTTATATTATctacaaaatgtagaaaagctgaatattttagttGTGATATTTACGCTGGAAACAGGTgaatgaggaaaacaaacaaaaaataaatcaccaatTAAACAGttacagttttactttattttctgattaagtTTCTCAAAGATTGAGATTCTAAAAGCTGAACCAGCAGCAGACAGAAACTCTAGAACACTTAGATCTACAGCTGCAGAAACCAATTAAACCTGAACGCCACATCAATTAAGCCAATAATCAATCAATATTACTGATGATATGATCATGTTTGTAACTCATCAAACCGACCTGAAGTTCTCCATCACGGACCCGGATCCTCCTTCCGAACCGAACTTCCTGTTCTTTCAGCTCGAACATCCATCCGGTTAAAGTCGGAAATCCCACAAATCCATCCTCATCGACCCGCGCGTGCGGCGACGTGCGCGCGCTCAACAAACACCGAGAGGCTCGCGCTTTCTTCCTGTTCCGTTCACGCGCTCCTCCATGTAAACACAAAGGGAGGCGTTAATGAGTTACCTGTggacgcgcgcgcacacacctGAGCACGCACGCGCCACGCCGCGCGCGCGCAGAGTCCCGCCAGCGGCAGTTAATCACATCCAAACAGTTTCTGCGGTTGAAGCAGGAAAACGCGGAGCGGCAGATTTCTTCCACGCGGGAACAATCCACGGAGTGGCGCGCGGACGATCCCACGTCCGAGCCTTTCTTCTCGGTCCGTCGCGTGCCTGAGTGTGGAGGGTttatcctcctcctcctcttcctccccacGCGGACTCAGCCTCCTCCGCCGCTCACGCGCTCATGGATCAAATGACTCTAAACGATCAGTGACGTTCCCAGCgccagattttcaaaataaagcaccTGTCTTCTGGTTGTTGGAGCTCATACCCGTCTAACAGAACCCGTCTAGGAGAACCCGTCTAGGAGAACCCAGTTATAAGCTCGTAGAACCGGTTCGGTCCAGAAACGCCGCTGAAGCGGGTCGAAAACAGAACCGATGTGAACTGAAGGGCCAATCAGAGAGGAGGAAGCCATTACTCTGAAAGCAGCACGGaaagtcaaattacattttatatcattttatagTCACCAAGTTCTCCAGGATCCTAAAGAACCATCCTTTGGTTCTCTTGGACCGGGTCAGAAACCTGCAGAACCTCCATCAGTAGGAATAGAAGTTTTCCTAAAACACATCCAAGAGGAACACCAGAGCAGGACGGAGGTTCTGTTCTATAAACACATTAAGttcatgtttcagatgtttgctGATCCATTAAAGGAGGAATCATCATCAGGCTCAGCGCCACCTGATGGATACAGGAGGAACTGCAGCGGTTCTGATCCTGGTTTCTGTTGGATCAAACCGggtttctggttctgctgaaggtTCTGGTTACTTCAAAATATGaaccatcatcttcatcaacATCAACTACTGTCATTATGACCAGTAAATAAGGAGCtgagagcttttattttgaaaggacaGCAACATTTCATTCtgattttgcaaaacaaaaatccactttttcatttaatatgaacagaactttttattttatgcataaagtTGAATAAACAGATAATATTTGGTGTATTTTTCAGGTTCTGGGTTGAAGCAGAACCTTCTGGACCTGAACTCCTGACCggaccggttctgatccagaaggTCTGGAAGTTTGCTGAATTAATAAACATCATTCAGGAACTCTGAGCTTTAATGTGTAGATGAACAGCTCCCCCATGTGGATCAGTTCAGTACTGCAGCAGAACACCGAGTAGAACCGACAGAGGAGCGGGTCAGAAGAAACGGGTCCGGACGGGTCCAGTTGGGTCAGAAAGGTGTGGAGATGATCAGCTGTGGTATCAGACAGGCCGTTGGGTTTACAAAGGCCCACCTGAAACCCATTTGGGTTTCTGGACCCAAACGGGTCTAGAAAATATTCTCCACATCATCAGCAGCGGATatatttcagctgctgctgtctttctgtcgtcctctgacctctgacctctgaccttaactCAAAGGACAGCTGACTCTCTGGGTGTTTTCTGACTTTTGGGCCGGTCTCTGCTGACAGGAGGACGGTACCATATGTCTGGTACCAGGAACCATTCAAGGTCTCTGATGTTCAGTTGAGTCGCCTTCACTTCTGGTGTCCTCCAGGGGGAGCCAGAGGGACATTTGGGTCTTGGTTCTTCTGGAGTGCTGTGACAAACGGACCAACAGAACATTTAGAATCAAGCAGCCATGTTTAGTTCTGGTTGCAGCTGATCTCTAAACGGTTCTGTCTGGTTCCGAAGAGTCCGGACCGACTGCTGGTTCCATACCTCAGTGGTTCTGGTTGTTAGTGTGTGTCGGTGTCAGCAGGTCATGGGATAAGATCTGAGCAGGCAGCAGAAACTTTCAGTGGAAGTTTTAGGAAACTgggtctgacctctgacctttgttTTACAGAGGAGTGATGATGCAGCACCAGCTGACCCTCAGCAGGTTGACTCAGAATCAGCTGGCTGAGTAAACAGCAGCTTCAATCCAGTAAatatgacttttatttctgatgCTGACGGCGTTGAAATCGTCTCTAACCTTCCGTTTCCTTCAGACGGCACTGAAAAGAGGAAGTGGTTTCTACAGGTTTCTCTAGAATTCAACTCAGTGTGATTAATCCAAACTTCCCTGTGGTTAGCAGCTCCTTGAACTCTCTCAATTTAGCTAACTAGAAATACTGTCTGTTTCTTCCTTTCTCAACATGTTGGCCTTTAGGCTCCTGATTCTGATATTATCCTCAAACAAGTTGCTTTAAAACATCCATCTGCTTAAATACTTTCATTTTACATTACAGATTTGCTCGTATTTTATGATCAATTAGATTAATTCAATCTGATGTGGGTAAAGCTAAAAAGATTCCtaaatttgacacatttttgcaaatttcttggcaaaaattaatcaaagttaTTGATAAAAGCATATAAATCTCcatctgcttgttgttttactGCTTATAAAATCATAACCAACCATCTGGCACTGAATTATTCCACCCATCAACTGAAACATATCAGAAAGTTCTGGAAAACCTTTTTGTGAGACCTTGCAGATATACGACGGTGTCGTCTGCGTACAGAGAAACGTCCCTGGTTCAGACCTGCAGGAAAACCTgactgctgcagaaacagagcAGTTCCTGTAACAGTGATCACAGGTGTTACAGGTTGGAGCCGTTTGAGGGGAGGAAGGTGTGACAGGACTGGCACGAGGTTGGGGGGCGGGGAGCACGAGGCTGATGTACAGAAACCCCCTTTCAACACATCTAACCTCTGGCACTTTTCCAGTGGAGGAGTGCGCTGTGAACAGAAAGTCACTAGTTATTCAGAAGGTGAAGGAAACACCGCGGCTTTCAAATCTCTTCTGAAAGTCTTGTGACATACATTTGAGGTCAGTGTTTGTGTCTTCAGAACCAGATGCAGCTCTGCGGTTGTGCACGGATGTCTGACTGTGGTTCTGTTGCAGGTCGGCTGGTTCTGTGCATGTAGCAACCATCGCCGTGCATCAGCGAGACGTCTGCAGAGTCAGATGGACCTGATAAAGATCCATGATGGTTCAGACAGGACTAGAACAGAACCGCTCTGCTCATCATGGGCAGATGATTCAAGTAAACATCCAAACTATcacttctttattttgtttctgctgcatcaGTGACTCAGTCTGGAAGGAGAGATGAAGACGAGCCGTCTGATCTCAGCTCGGTTCACAGCAGACGGTGCCTTCATGTTAGGAGGAAGTTCTGCAGCTCCGGTTCTGATGTGGTCTTCTTTGGGTTCAGGCTAACCTTCCAGACACCAACAGATGTTGCAATGCACAGAAACCAAAACGCAGCTCGGCATGTAAAACATGGAGGTTAATGTGCAGCAGACATTAAAccacaaaaacccaaaactcacctaaaatatttatgattttaatcttttattgtctAAACGAAAGTGAACCTCaacaacctttgacctcttACAATAAGCtgtgagacaaaaaaataaaataataataataattgatggAAAACTTCTATCAGAGGCAAGTAGTGACTTTCTTAAGTTGCCGTTTGCAGCAGTGAGCTAATGTTGGTTTGTGTTTCATGCatgcaggttctggttctgttgggtccaGTGAGCGGTTCTGGAGCCAGGCAGAAGGTTCTGTGCCATCCCCCGGTGACTGCAGTCAGATCTTCATCTCCTGAACTTTCACCATGATTAATAACTTCATTCATAACAGGATGTACAGGGTCAGGTTTCCTGAAGCTATAGCTAATAATAAAACCATGAAGTGGCTAAAgctaaacaacaacaagaacaacaacaacaacaaaaacaacaagaacaagaacaacaacaacaacaaaacaacatctaCTAAACTCACAACTCGTCACGTTTTAGTTTGAGCCTCATTTCCTTTGGTTCTTTGATTTTTCTCACGTTTTATTAagtatttaattaaacattaatgattatttcctgtcagcctttttgtttaattcattcatttttcaggttttttttctcgttGTGCTTCTGATCAGTTTattaaacaacaataaagttattgattaattaattcTCTAAGCTCTGCCCTGTTTCTCACCCACAAGTATTTTCTCATAAGTGTgttgtaactttttattaaatctacCACAATGGTTTTCACGTTCCTGTTCCGGTTTGGTCTGTTTTGCACAAACCTCATGACACCTTGTGTCCTGCAGGTAGAGCTTCTAGCCAATCAGCTGGCAGCTTGCTGTCGTTGGGGACTTTTGGCTTGTTGCTGCGGTTCTTCAGTTGGACAGAAAACCAACGCTGATTATATTTAgacatcctgtttttattatcacTGACGTCCCAAAACAAATCAGAGGAACTAAAACTAGAACAGAAACTAATAAATACACTCACATATACAACGTCACTGGCTCAGACTCCTTCGGCCGGCGGTCATTTCCCAGAGTTCATAGCGTTCAGaagcaggaagctctgctgaatCAGGCCTGGACTTCCTGGACTCTCCTCAGACggagcagcagctccagaaCCGGCTCACCTGTCCAGGTGTGACTCAGTATTGACACATCTTGGGGTTGGGATGTTGAGCTTTGTAGTAGATGCACTCTGATGAAACCCGAACCGGAACCGGAGTGGGAGGGAACTGGATCTCCTCGTACTGAAACGAGACACCAGGACAGTGAGAacagagctgctggttctgaaggAGCAGAGGTCACTGCTCTCATGGCTCAGGTTGATCCTGCTGTCAGTAAAGGAATGTTAGCAGGTTAAtggtttctgtttcctctgtaGGGAACCTGCAGTCAGTGCTGCTGTAGAGGGATAGAGCTCTTCTTTAGGAGAGTTTCCTTCCGTCAGCCAACAGACTGACCGATATTAAATCTGGCAGTAGTTAAAAGGAGTTGTCTGTGTGCAGTAATTTCTCCTTTCTCTAAGTCGAGGTGTTTTTCTGAAGTGACCAACTTCACGTTCAGCCTGGAACAGTTTCTGGTTTTAGCACCTTGAACTGTGAAAGCATCCCTCAGACTCGTTTCTTGTTTCTTACCTGTGGGTTCGGCGTGTCCTGGTTCTCTATGATGTATGTTGCAGAGTCCTTggccctgcagcagcagcggtttctcatcttcacacacacacaagtaagAACTGCAGACAGCAGAAGATCAGATCAGTAAATTCATCAGCACATTCCAACATGTCCGACATCCTCGCTTAGGAAGTACAAACGGTATGCGACGAGCCAAATACTTGTTTGAGCTccaaacatttattaaacatgaaTTATGTATGTAATTTGATGCTTTATTATTCTGaactcttttaaaatgttaccaCCTCTAACATGTCATAACCtctaatgtaatttttattactGCTACACGACGCAAATAGTTAATTCTATAGGCAAATTCATATCTTGCCTCTATATTTTAGTATAAGAATGTTACATAATTGAATGTGCTGTGTAGTTTATCTCAACATACTGTtgctgtttaaataaacaaaccaaccACAAACAAAAGTAGAAACACCAAAACTCACCGAGAGCAAAAGTAAGGAAGACGTTCAGAGAGAACGAAACTGGAGCAGCTACTTTATTCTGCCAATCAATCGGGCTGCTAGTCGTCGTAACTGGAGCTTCTGCGAATAAAGaaattagttacattttattaccaCTAACCTTTATTTCATTGGAAAATCCCACtgagattaaaaatgtcttttgtaaGAGACTGGCAGCGACACACGGAGGTTACAGAGTATTCACAGCACAAATAGAGAATAAAATATCATCCACAGGAGAAACATGAAGTCCTGATGCaccaacacagaaaaataaatgtctggtCAGTTAGACTTTGGCCAGTTTATTAGAGACTGGGATAAACTGAAATCCCACCAGGTCTCAGATGTTTCTGGAGTTTCAGTGCAGCAGTGATCTGATGGAGAACCAAACATCTGTTCTGGTAGCAAGTAATAAGTTTccattttagattaaaatgtgctcaaatatatatatatatttttattaacttactCTGTAAGTTCGCTCTGCCTCTCAGCAAATGATTGGTGGACAGTAAACTTTAAGTCCAAAAGACGATTGAATGTATAGAAGATCCTGACCAGCATCCAGACATTCAGACATGCTGGCACATCtgcatattaatgcatatcTCATATTTTGTGCTAAAGAGTTGTTTTTATAATGTCGTTTCTCTTTCATAGTCTGTTTTCTGCTACCAGTcgttgaaaacaaacattttatctgaGAGACCATATAAGAATAAGGAGAGAACGTCGGCCAAGCTTTTGACAACAGTATAAATGCCAAGAGGCCGTTCCTTTAGTGGCAACAGCTgaacaaagacataaatataCCTGAAGACGGAGGACGAggaatgaaaatataaagagaaaacaatgtgGTGTATAAAagctgcaaacaaaatgaaggaaaatctGCAGCAGATGCAGTGAAATGTTCTGTAACTTCACTTCTGCTGAAACATGAGGAATAAGAAAACCGGAGAAAgttatcttttaattttaatgtgataTTAAAGATGCTTTACTGTCTGTAAAATAATACAGTAAAAACTCAACAGCAATATTTCAGGCTGATTTATCCTAGAAATGCTACCAAATCTGGGTGTTGTAGATAAAAACCAACCTTGTGACGTTTTCAGATGGTTCTTGTTTGTGTGCAGCCTGAA
This window harbors:
- the LOC122826988 gene encoding uncharacterized protein LOC122826988 — protein: MDLLWVVLLLVLVGSEARNITEVKAKLGQNVTLTCTIDADDIYWFLEVHLNLRLGIGRTFSESQPSYFSPDSESKYVMSGNQLLIKNVCLEDIRLYYCGKKKNKIIDYGDAFRLHTNKNHLKTSQEAPVTTTSSPIDWQNKVAAPVSFSLNVFLTFALVLTCVCVKMRNRCCCRAKDSATYIIENQDTPNPQYEEIQFPPTPVPVRVSSECIYYKAQHPNPKMCQY